In Bradyrhizobium sp. 1(2017), one DNA window encodes the following:
- a CDS encoding class I adenylate-forming enzyme family protein — protein sequence MCNLVNITFSSARAAIRRGDPLPSPPEAQKAVLLPVPFFHVTGCHSIMIPAMANGSKIVQMYKWNAEAALELIERERINAMSGVPSMTWQLLESPDFERRDVSSLEGLSYGGAAASPELTRKVAALFPGKFGGTGYGATETSSVSTSNGAEDYLARPDSVGPAVPGCDLRVIDEAGNVLPAGAIGELEIYGGNVVKGYWNNPQATAAAFRDGWYRTGDIVRMDAEGFVYLLDRAKDMLIRGGENVYCVEIEDALLAHPDIFEAAIVGIPDRLLGELVGAVVRTRAGSRLTAD from the coding sequence ATGTGTAACCTCGTGAACATCACGTTCTCGAGCGCCCGCGCCGCGATCCGACGCGGTGATCCCCTGCCATCGCCGCCAGAGGCGCAGAAAGCGGTGCTGCTTCCGGTGCCGTTCTTCCATGTCACGGGGTGCCACTCGATCATGATCCCCGCCATGGCGAACGGCTCGAAGATCGTGCAGATGTACAAATGGAACGCGGAAGCAGCGCTCGAACTGATCGAGCGCGAGCGCATCAACGCTATGTCCGGCGTGCCGTCGATGACATGGCAATTGCTAGAGTCGCCGGATTTCGAACGGCGCGACGTTTCGAGCCTCGAGGGCCTCTCCTACGGCGGCGCCGCCGCGTCACCTGAGTTGACCCGGAAAGTCGCTGCGCTCTTCCCGGGCAAGTTCGGCGGCACGGGCTATGGCGCCACCGAGACGTCCTCGGTCTCGACTTCGAACGGTGCCGAGGACTATCTCGCACGGCCGGATTCCGTCGGGCCCGCCGTACCCGGATGCGACTTGCGTGTCATAGATGAGGCCGGAAACGTACTGCCCGCTGGGGCGATCGGCGAGCTCGAAATCTACGGTGGCAACGTCGTGAAGGGTTACTGGAACAACCCGCAGGCGACTGCGGCAGCGTTCCGCGATGGCTGGTACCGCACCGGCGACATCGTCCGGATGGACGCGGAGGGTTTCGTCTACCTGCTTGACCGCGCCAAGGACATGCTGATACGCGGCGGCGAGAACGTCTATTGCGTCGAGATCGAGGACGCCCTCCTCGCGCATCCGGACATCTTCGAAGCGGCCATCGTTGGCATTCCCGACCGCCTGCTCGGCGAACTCGTCGGCGCCGTCGTTCGCACACGAGCCGGATCGCGCCTGACCGCGGACTAG
- a CDS encoding TetR/AcrR family transcriptional regulator: MENRRDTAKAERRSRIVKAARDLIRETGDAGLSMRALAAKAGVSLATPYNLFGSKRAVLVAVLEDIKGFGARFARFKSLDPLERILRAAKLAVSYYEDDPIFYRALWTSILAASASEERSAIFNQKRDGFWMKLLDDAVDAGLLLPDIDTAVLLRNLDYTFRSIMLHWVIAEIEIEDIQPAVGYGYALALRGAATTKGQQSMLKRLKALQAQCPAPGTKSRRRLADAETTV; this comes from the coding sequence ATGGAAAACCGACGCGACACGGCAAAGGCGGAGCGGCGCTCTCGCATCGTCAAGGCGGCGCGCGATCTGATCCGCGAGACCGGTGATGCCGGACTGTCGATGCGCGCCCTCGCGGCGAAGGCCGGCGTCAGTCTCGCCACACCCTACAATCTGTTCGGCTCCAAGCGCGCCGTGCTCGTCGCCGTGCTCGAGGACATCAAGGGATTCGGCGCGCGCTTCGCGCGATTCAAGTCGCTCGACCCGCTTGAAAGGATCCTGCGGGCCGCGAAGCTCGCCGTGAGCTATTACGAAGACGATCCGATCTTCTACCGTGCGCTTTGGACCAGCATCCTGGCCGCGTCCGCATCCGAAGAGCGCAGCGCGATCTTCAACCAGAAGCGCGATGGCTTCTGGATGAAGCTGCTCGACGACGCCGTCGACGCGGGCCTGCTGCTACCCGACATCGACACCGCCGTGCTGTTGCGCAATCTCGACTACACGTTTCGCTCCATCATGTTGCACTGGGTGATCGCCGAGATCGAGATCGAGGACATCCAGCCGGCGGTCGGCTACGGCTACGCCCTCGCCTTGCGCGGCGCGGCGACGACGAAGGGACAGCAGTCGATGCTCAAGCGCCTGAAGGCGCTTCAAGCGCAGTGTCCGGCGCCCGGCACAAAAAGCCGCCGCCGGCTGGCCGACGCGGAGACAACGGTCTGA
- a CDS encoding phosphotransferase family protein → MNAMDNSFSHALETMTARIVPGARGIANLRRLSAGATLETWSFDAVDGERVLHPLILRRSPGGLRSAESLSLEAEAELIRVLDGSGVPVPAVVHTLIPADSLGDGFMMTRIEGETIARKVLRDQQFANIRPHLAAQFGAIRGTMTKVDAARLPRLPFKPAEVIVARLARRYEALGVARPVFDLTFRWLEQNAPAPLDKYSLVHGDYRNGNIIFGAEGVRAVLDWEVAHIGDPAEDLAWISTPPWRFGELDRPVGGLGSRAQLFDAYEAASGERIDPARVHYWEVLGSLRWGVSCASMLEWFTSGRDPSVERAMIARRVSENELDLMRILTGTD, encoded by the coding sequence ATGAACGCGATGGACAACAGCTTCAGCCACGCGCTCGAAACCATGACCGCCCGCATCGTACCAGGCGCGCGCGGCATCGCCAATCTGCGACGGTTGTCGGCTGGCGCGACGCTCGAGACCTGGTCGTTCGACGCCGTTGACGGCGAGCGGGTGTTGCATCCGCTGATCCTGCGCCGCTCGCCCGGCGGGCTGCGCAGCGCGGAATCGCTCTCGCTCGAGGCCGAAGCCGAGCTGATCCGCGTGCTCGACGGCAGCGGGGTGCCGGTGCCAGCGGTGGTGCATACGCTGATCCCCGCGGATAGCCTCGGCGACGGCTTCATGATGACGCGGATCGAGGGTGAGACGATTGCGCGCAAGGTGCTGCGCGACCAGCAATTCGCAAACATACGCCCTCACCTCGCGGCGCAGTTCGGCGCGATCCGCGGCACAATGACAAAGGTCGATGCCGCGCGCCTGCCACGGCTCCCGTTCAAGCCGGCCGAGGTCATCGTCGCGCGGCTCGCGCGTCGCTATGAGGCCCTCGGCGTGGCGCGGCCGGTATTCGATCTCACATTTCGCTGGCTGGAGCAGAATGCCCCCGCCCCGCTCGACAAATACAGCCTGGTGCATGGCGACTATCGCAACGGCAACATCATCTTCGGAGCCGAGGGCGTGCGCGCAGTGCTCGACTGGGAGGTCGCCCATATCGGCGATCCCGCCGAGGACCTCGCCTGGATCTCGACGCCGCCATGGCGCTTCGGCGAGCTCGACCGTCCGGTCGGCGGCCTCGGCTCGCGCGCGCAATTGTTCGACGCCTATGAAGCCGCGAGTGGCGAGCGCATCGATCCCGCCCGCGTGCACTATTGGGAAGTCCTCGGCAGCCTGCGCTGGGGCGTAAGCTGCGCCAGCATGCTGGAATGGTTCACCAGCGGACGCGACCCAAGCGTGGAACGCGCGATGATCGCGCGGCGCGTCTCCGAGAACGAGCTCGACCTGATGCGCATCCTGACCGGGACGGACTGA
- a CDS encoding enoyl-CoA hydratase/isomerase family protein — protein sequence MTVQPKISPSDFECLKYDLANHVAVVTLNRPERRNALNRRAYDEVESAFHAASIDSEVRCVVVTGADPAFCAGEDVKEMMTGEKRATTPVVRRPPTPAAMAALECQVPVIAAVNGSAVGWGMELVLYADIRLASEKANFAELFIRRGLICDVGGLLHLPAIVGPAKAAELLYTGDVIDAHEAARIGLVGEVTAHADLMPKAMNLAARIARNSPLALRFMKEGLRRATHGDPRETGSWAIEVIYKLFDTEDHREGVRSFLEKREPVFTGR from the coding sequence ATGACTGTGCAGCCAAAGATCTCTCCGTCCGATTTTGAGTGCCTGAAATACGACCTAGCCAATCATGTCGCCGTTGTCACTCTCAACCGGCCGGAGCGGCGCAATGCGCTCAACCGCCGCGCCTATGACGAGGTCGAATCCGCCTTCCACGCCGCGTCGATAGACAGCGAGGTCCGCTGCGTCGTGGTGACCGGTGCCGACCCAGCCTTCTGCGCCGGTGAAGACGTCAAGGAGATGATGACCGGCGAGAAGCGGGCTACCACGCCGGTGGTGCGTCGTCCACCGACGCCGGCCGCGATGGCGGCGCTCGAATGCCAGGTGCCTGTGATCGCAGCCGTGAATGGGTCGGCGGTCGGCTGGGGCATGGAGCTTGTGCTCTATGCCGACATTCGCCTGGCGTCCGAGAAGGCGAACTTCGCCGAGCTGTTCATCCGCCGTGGCTTGATCTGCGACGTCGGCGGGCTCTTGCACCTGCCGGCAATCGTCGGCCCGGCCAAGGCGGCCGAGCTGCTCTATACCGGCGACGTTATCGACGCGCATGAGGCCGCTCGTATTGGGCTCGTAGGCGAGGTCACGGCGCATGCCGACCTGATGCCAAAGGCGATGAACCTTGCTGCGCGCATCGCGCGCAATTCGCCGCTGGCGCTGCGTTTCATGAAAGAGGGTTTGCGCCGTGCTACCCATGGCGATCCCAGGGAGACCGGAAGCTGGGCCATCGAGGTTATCTACAAGCTGTTCGACACCGAGGATCATCGTGAGGGCGTGCGCAGCTTCCTCGAGAAGCGCGAACCGGTGTTCACGGGCCGCTGA
- a CDS encoding TetR/AcrR family transcriptional regulator encodes MRAATCTKHARERQGRDVAGKRRIMRSAAVRRGAPAGDSRRTRNSAEATEQILLDAAKRVFADKGYIRATVQDIIESTGLSRGTFYLYFRSTDDIFVRTITKVVDDIVASSRVRSGHTLRQRVYDNNLRYFEIFGANRGLLRAFFEASYVDPEIGRKRAEMRSAYIIRVRDHLERQRQLGRCLPIDPDAAALSLAMMVEGTAQSFAVLKMEPFEQPLELKKLCLAVTEIWCRAVYTDPDRPLTPTAAKAPAVAAGGKRRKQPAMSARDR; translated from the coding sequence ATGCGCGCCGCGACGTGCACAAAGCACGCGCGGGAACGACAGGGAAGAGACGTGGCAGGGAAACGACGCATCATGCGTTCGGCCGCCGTGCGCCGTGGCGCGCCTGCGGGAGATTCGCGACGCACCCGCAACTCGGCCGAGGCCACCGAGCAGATCCTGCTCGATGCGGCGAAGCGCGTGTTCGCCGACAAGGGCTACATCCGCGCCACCGTGCAGGACATCATCGAGTCCACCGGGCTGAGCCGCGGCACCTTCTACCTCTACTTCCGCAGCACCGACGACATCTTCGTCCGCACCATCACGAAGGTCGTCGACGACATCGTCGCCTCATCGCGGGTGCGCTCCGGCCACACGCTGCGCCAGCGCGTCTACGACAACAATCTGCGTTACTTCGAGATCTTCGGCGCCAATCGCGGATTGCTGCGGGCCTTCTTCGAGGCAAGCTACGTCGATCCAGAGATCGGCCGGAAGCGAGCCGAGATGCGCAGCGCTTATATCATTCGGGTGCGCGACCATCTCGAACGCCAGCGCCAGCTCGGTCGCTGTTTGCCGATCGATCCGGACGCCGCCGCGCTTTCACTCGCAATGATGGTCGAGGGCACCGCGCAATCCTTTGCCGTATTGAAGATGGAGCCGTTCGAGCAACCGCTGGAGTTGAAGAAACTCTGCCTGGCCGTCACCGAGATCTGGTGCCGCGCGGTCTATACCGATCCCGATCGGCCGCTCACGCCCACCGCCGCAAAGGCGCCGGCCGTGGCGGCTGGCGGCAAGCGCAGGAAACAGCCAGCGATGTCGGCGCGAGACAGATGA
- a CDS encoding AMP-binding protein codes for MRCAFELRFAKNTPQRDQKMTYERRNWPAVSLDETYRLLTAPGAPFEMETIDVAGRPYRLYKKAHRDLRGIFEASKAWGDRTFLVFENERLTFAEHYRATSALAWRLVDSYGVKKGDRVAIAMRNYPEWPIAFWAATTIGAIAVPLNAWGTGDDLAYGLRDSDASVAIVDGERLARLKSLAPGSHSAKLIAVRTASDIRNGTDTLEDLIGPASNYRALPDRAPPDRNIHPDDDATILYTSGHDRPPQGSAGHPSKHHV; via the coding sequence TTGCGTTGCGCGTTCGAATTGCGCTTCGCCAAGAACACGCCGCAACGAGACCAGAAAATGACGTATGAGCGACGCAACTGGCCAGCAGTCTCGCTCGACGAAACCTACCGCCTCCTCACAGCTCCTGGCGCTCCTTTCGAGATGGAGACGATCGACGTCGCCGGGCGCCCTTACCGGCTCTACAAGAAGGCCCATCGCGATCTCCGGGGGATCTTCGAGGCCAGCAAGGCGTGGGGCGACCGCACCTTCCTCGTGTTTGAAAATGAGCGACTTACATTTGCCGAACATTATCGCGCGACATCCGCACTGGCGTGGCGGTTGGTCGATAGCTACGGCGTCAAGAAAGGCGACCGCGTTGCCATCGCCATGCGGAATTATCCAGAATGGCCGATCGCATTCTGGGCCGCAACAACCATCGGCGCTATCGCGGTCCCGCTCAATGCCTGGGGAACCGGAGATGATCTCGCTTACGGCTTGCGCGATTCGGACGCCTCTGTCGCCATCGTCGACGGTGAACGCCTCGCGCGGCTCAAATCGCTCGCCCCAGGAAGTCACTCCGCCAAGCTCATCGCGGTCCGCACCGCATCGGACATCCGGAACGGAACGGACACGCTGGAAGATCTGATCGGTCCGGCGTCGAACTACCGCGCATTGCCGGACCGGGCACCACCCGACCGCAACATCCATCCCGACGACGACGCGACCATCCTCTACACGTCGGGGCACGACCGGCCGCCCCAAGGGAGCGCTGGGCACCCATCGAAACATCATGTGTAA
- a CDS encoding ABC transporter substrate-binding protein has product MRTCNGSRLTPHACILLAGIALAVQSPIPARADAAKGDIKIGNIAPYSGPASAYSAFAKTEAAYMKMLNDKGGINGRKIQFISYDDAYSPPKAVEQARRLVEQDEVLAIFQAVGTPSNAAMMKYMNARKVPQLFSATGATKFGDPKNFPWTMGFSTSVYRIESAIYAKYILANYPEGKVAVLFPNDDYGRDIYGGFKDALGARAKTTIVAEVSYDSTEPTIDSQIGKLKASGADIFVNFSTPRFGALAIRKVAELGWKPVHFINTTAAAISNFKPAGLENAIGLFTATSMKEANDPRYADDPGVREYLEFMKRYNPEGDIANGQNAYGFLAAQVLQKVLEQCGDDLSRDNIMKQAANLKALKFGLLFDGITVNTSPTNYFPITQMQMLRFNGTSYDRVGPIMSETVMQPEVRD; this is encoded by the coding sequence ATGCGAACCTGCAATGGGTCGCGGCTGACGCCGCACGCCTGCATCCTGCTTGCCGGGATCGCGCTCGCAGTCCAGTCGCCGATCCCGGCGCGCGCGGACGCCGCGAAGGGCGACATCAAGATCGGCAATATCGCGCCCTACAGCGGCCCGGCCTCGGCGTACAGCGCGTTTGCGAAAACCGAGGCTGCCTACATGAAGATGCTCAACGACAAGGGCGGCATCAACGGGCGCAAGATCCAGTTCATCTCTTATGACGATGCCTACAGCCCGCCGAAAGCGGTCGAGCAGGCGCGCAGGCTGGTCGAGCAGGACGAAGTCCTTGCGATCTTCCAGGCGGTCGGCACGCCATCGAACGCGGCCATGATGAAGTACATGAACGCGAGGAAGGTGCCGCAGCTGTTCTCCGCCACCGGCGCGACCAAGTTTGGTGATCCCAAGAACTTTCCCTGGACGATGGGCTTTTCGACCTCGGTCTACCGGATCGAGAGCGCGATCTACGCGAAGTACATTCTGGCGAATTACCCGGAAGGGAAGGTCGCCGTCCTATTTCCGAACGACGATTATGGCCGCGATATCTATGGCGGCTTCAAGGATGCGCTCGGCGCCAGGGCAAAGACGACGATCGTGGCGGAGGTGTCCTATGACAGCACTGAGCCGACGATCGATTCACAGATCGGCAAGCTGAAGGCGTCGGGGGCCGATATCTTCGTCAATTTTTCGACGCCGCGGTTTGGCGCGCTGGCGATCCGAAAGGTGGCCGAGCTCGGCTGGAAGCCGGTCCATTTCATCAATACAACTGCCGCGGCGATTTCGAACTTCAAGCCGGCCGGGCTCGAGAATGCGATCGGACTGTTCACCGCGACGTCGATGAAGGAGGCGAACGATCCTCGTTATGCCGACGACCCCGGCGTCAGGGAGTATCTCGAGTTCATGAAGCGCTACAATCCGGAAGGCGACATCGCCAATGGCCAGAATGCCTACGGATTTCTTGCCGCGCAAGTGTTGCAAAAGGTTCTCGAACAGTGTGGCGACGACCTGTCCCGCGACAACATCATGAAGCAGGCCGCCAATCTGAAGGCGTTGAAGTTCGGTCTGCTGTTCGACGGCATCACCGTCAACACCAGCCCAACCAACTACTTCCCGATCACCCAGATGCAGATGCTGCGTTTCAACGGCACCAGCTACGACAGGGTCGGGCCGATCATGTCGGAGACGGTGATGCAGCCCGAAGTACGCGATTGA
- a CDS encoding acyl-CoA synthetase, producing the protein MGSWVRIGDRVKTKAEMDARAQRAARGYASLGVGSGDVVAVYMRNDFTFMEASLAAGLCGAYVVPVNWHNTPEETRYVIENCGAKVLVIHADLWRSIGHAVPASVAVIVAETPRDLRGPYRVSDEAAGVPAEMNDWESWLVGFEPAVPPFPTSPGSMIYTSGTTGHPKGVRRQPPTPEQAAASQQMMRMVGGLADWADRLGDVVLLIPGPAYHSSPNGWMFSFYNMGANIIVEPRFEPERMLATIAQHRVTHALVVPTMFVRMLALPAETRARYDLSSLTYAMHVGAPCPPHVKRGMIDWWGPVITEHYGSTEVGAVTHCTADEWLAHPGTVGRRLPGCAVVVMDEEGREMPLGQSGEIVCGRDLYPEFTYHGDPAKRAKSARGRLVATGDVGFFDADGFLYLSGRASDMIIFGGTNIYPAEIESELMKVPGVADCAVFGIPDDEFGEKVCAFIEPRAGAVLDEEAIRSDLKPRLAGYKIPRRIEFSSTLPREDTGKIFKRKLKEPFWQGTGRSI; encoded by the coding sequence ATGGGTTCGTGGGTCAGGATTGGTGATCGCGTCAAGACCAAGGCGGAGATGGACGCGCGCGCTCAGCGCGCCGCACGGGGCTATGCCAGCCTCGGTGTCGGCTCGGGCGACGTCGTCGCGGTCTACATGCGCAACGATTTCACCTTCATGGAGGCTTCGCTCGCCGCGGGCCTGTGCGGCGCCTATGTCGTGCCGGTCAACTGGCACAACACGCCGGAGGAGACCCGCTACGTCATCGAGAATTGCGGCGCCAAGGTGCTGGTCATCCACGCCGATCTCTGGCGTAGCATCGGCCACGCCGTTCCTGCGTCGGTCGCAGTGATCGTTGCTGAGACGCCGCGGGACCTGCGCGGCCCGTATCGTGTCTCCGACGAGGCCGCAGGGGTGCCGGCCGAGATGAATGATTGGGAGAGCTGGCTTGTGGGCTTCGAGCCCGCCGTGCCGCCGTTCCCGACCTCGCCGGGATCGATGATCTACACGTCAGGCACCACCGGCCATCCCAAGGGGGTACGCCGGCAGCCGCCAACGCCGGAGCAGGCAGCGGCCAGCCAGCAGATGATGCGCATGGTCGGTGGCCTCGCCGACTGGGCTGATCGTCTCGGTGATGTCGTTTTGCTGATTCCGGGACCGGCCTATCACTCCAGCCCGAACGGCTGGATGTTCTCGTTCTACAACATGGGCGCCAACATCATCGTCGAGCCCCGCTTCGAGCCCGAACGGATGCTCGCGACGATCGCTCAGCATCGCGTCACCCACGCGCTGGTCGTGCCGACCATGTTCGTGCGCATGCTTGCGCTGCCGGCCGAGACGAGGGCGCGCTACGACCTGTCGAGCCTGACTTACGCGATGCATGTCGGCGCGCCCTGTCCGCCGCACGTCAAGCGCGGCATGATCGATTGGTGGGGGCCTGTCATAACCGAGCATTACGGTTCGACCGAGGTCGGCGCCGTCACCCATTGCACCGCGGACGAATGGCTGGCGCATCCCGGCACCGTCGGGCGGAGGCTGCCCGGCTGCGCCGTCGTCGTCATGGACGAGGAGGGCAGGGAGATGCCGCTCGGACAGTCCGGCGAGATCGTCTGCGGGCGGGATCTCTATCCGGAATTCACCTATCACGGCGATCCGGCCAAGCGGGCGAAGTCGGCGCGGGGCCGTCTCGTCGCCACCGGCGACGTCGGCTTCTTCGACGCCGACGGCTTTCTCTACCTGTCGGGCCGCGCCAGTGACATGATCATCTTCGGCGGCACCAACATCTATCCCGCGGAGATCGAGTCGGAACTGATGAAGGTCCCAGGCGTCGCCGACTGCGCAGTATTTGGCATCCCCGACGACGAATTCGGCGAGAAGGTCTGTGCCTTCATTGAGCCGCGTGCGGGCGCGGTGCTGGATGAGGAGGCGATCCGGTCGGACTTGAAGCCCAGGCTCGCCGGCTACAAGATTCCGCGGCGGATCGAGTTTTCCAGCACGCTGCCGCGCGAGGATACCGGAAAGATCTTCAAGCGGAAGCTGAAAGAGCCGTTCTGGCAGGGCACCGGCCGCTCGATCTGA
- a CDS encoding acyl-CoA dehydrogenase family protein: protein MDFSIPKDLVDYLARIDAFVQAEIKPLQAQDDNERFFDHRREWARTDFDKGGLPRPEWEALLEKAKALADKAGFFRFSLPKEFGGQGGGNLWMAVIREHLATQGLGLHNDLQNEHSVVGNFPFIVMLRDFGTPEQKETFIRGSLERKIRVTFGLTEPHHGSDATHMETRAVRETRDGVAGWLINGEKMWTTGMHTASHCCLFARTSGEDGDAKGITAFLVPANSPGVKVEEYMWTFNMPTDHPRVSFTNVWVPESAMFGQIDRGLALAQAFVHENRIRQAASSLGAAAYCVNESVKYANQRKPFGKPLSVNQGIQFPLVELATQIEMLRLLIRKTAWEMDSMPHPEVEKRLSDKVSMCNYWANRLCCEAADRAMQVHGGIGYSRHKAFEHIYRHHRRYRITEGSEEIQMRKVAGYLFGFMGPNKRA, encoded by the coding sequence ATGGATTTCAGCATCCCCAAGGATCTCGTTGACTATCTCGCTAGGATCGACGCCTTCGTGCAGGCCGAGATCAAGCCGCTGCAGGCGCAGGACGACAACGAACGTTTCTTCGATCATCGCCGTGAATGGGCGCGGACCGATTTCGACAAGGGCGGCCTGCCCCGACCCGAGTGGGAGGCGCTGCTCGAAAAGGCCAAGGCGCTGGCCGACAAGGCCGGCTTCTTCCGCTTCTCGCTGCCCAAGGAATTCGGTGGGCAAGGCGGCGGCAATCTCTGGATGGCGGTGATCCGCGAGCATCTGGCGACGCAGGGACTCGGCCTGCACAACGACCTCCAGAACGAACATTCCGTGGTCGGGAATTTTCCCTTCATCGTGATGCTGCGCGATTTCGGCACACCGGAGCAGAAGGAGACGTTCATCCGCGGCTCACTCGAGCGCAAGATTCGCGTCACCTTTGGCCTCACTGAACCGCACCACGGTTCGGACGCCACCCACATGGAAACGCGCGCGGTCCGCGAGACACGCGATGGAGTGGCTGGCTGGCTGATCAACGGCGAGAAGATGTGGACCACCGGCATGCACACTGCATCGCATTGCTGCCTGTTCGCCCGCACCAGCGGCGAGGACGGCGATGCCAAAGGCATCACCGCGTTCCTGGTGCCGGCCAATTCGCCGGGCGTGAAGGTCGAGGAGTACATGTGGACCTTCAACATGCCGACGGACCACCCGCGCGTCAGCTTCACTAATGTGTGGGTGCCCGAGAGCGCGATGTTCGGACAGATCGACCGCGGCCTCGCGCTGGCGCAAGCTTTCGTGCACGAGAACCGCATCCGCCAGGCGGCAAGTTCGCTCGGCGCGGCCGCGTATTGCGTCAACGAGAGTGTCAAATACGCTAATCAACGTAAGCCTTTCGGCAAGCCGCTATCGGTCAACCAGGGCATCCAGTTCCCGCTGGTCGAGCTGGCCACGCAGATCGAGATGCTCCGCCTTCTCATACGCAAGACAGCCTGGGAGATGGACAGCATGCCCCATCCGGAAGTCGAGAAGCGGCTCTCCGACAAGGTCTCGATGTGTAACTACTGGGCCAACCGGCTCTGCTGCGAGGCCGCCGACCGTGCCATGCAGGTGCATGGCGGCATCGGCTATTCACGCCACAAGGCTTTCGAGCACATCTATCGCCATCACCGGCGCTATCGGATCACTGAAGGTTCCGAGGAGATCCAGATGCGCAAGGTGGCTGGCTATCTGTTTGGTTTCATGGGTCCCAACAAGAGGGCCTAG
- a CDS encoding DUF6285 domain-containing protein, whose translation MLDHPRGADILAAISKLLRETLMPQLPANAAFQARVAANAIDLVAREINYGHAVESEALGRLRALLSRDGSLQELETDLSGRIRRGELDLQSAGLAEHLWLTTLDKMKIDQPAYASYRRTIEVRAGPATTPERGLSSHGFQHPQGSR comes from the coding sequence ATGCTGGATCATCCTCGTGGCGCCGACATCCTTGCAGCAATCTCAAAGCTCCTGCGCGAGACACTGATGCCGCAACTTCCGGCCAATGCCGCATTCCAGGCGCGGGTCGCGGCCAATGCGATCGACCTCGTCGCTCGCGAGATCAATTATGGCCACGCCGTCGAAAGCGAGGCGCTCGGTCGGTTGCGTGCGCTCCTCAGCCGCGACGGCTCGCTGCAGGAGCTGGAAACCGACCTGTCCGGCCGCATTCGCCGCGGCGAGCTCGACCTCCAAAGCGCGGGGCTCGCCGAGCATCTCTGGCTGACCACCCTCGACAAGATGAAGATCGACCAGCCCGCTTACGCCAGCTATCGCCGCACAATCGAGGTGCGCGCCGGGCCAGCAACAACCCCGGAAAGAGGATTGAGCAGCCATGGATTTCAGCATCCCCAAGGATCTCGTTGA